ACGACAGCACCGCAACAGAAAGGACAACCATGAGCATACGCATCAACAAGCGCAGCAACGATAAATACCTGATCTACCAGCTTGAAGGTCGCCTCGACACCGCCGGTAGCGCCGTGCTGAAGCTTGAACTCGACATGGAAACGCAGAACCCCTCATGCAGCATTATTCTGGATATGAGCCATGTCAGCTTCATCAGCTCGGCAGGTATCGGTGTCACTGTAAAATCGCACTCGCTTTTGAAACAAAAGGGCTTTGAGATACGCGTTGCGGCACCGAACGACGAGGTGAAAAAAATTTACGACCTTCTGGGTTTCTCACACGTTATTCGGCTCTACGCGACGCTCGGCGATGCCTTGAAGGATTAACCACGCGTGCAAGCTGGTCGCCGTCGCAGAATCTCCATTGTCACCAAGATATTTTCTGTCTTTCTTGCGATCACGGCGCTCGATATCTCTCTCATCTATATTCTGATCGGCAGTGGACAAATTGATCTCATTAGCCGCAATGGGCTCTTGATGGCTGAAAACTCCGCGCTGCGTATCGCGCATGAGCTACGTTCGCCGATGATGCTGGCGAATCTAAAAGACGTATCGGCCGGGCCGTTGGTGCAGAAATTGCGGGCTGAGGGTTTACCAGGGCTAAAAAGCTGCGGTATCAACCGAGGCGACGAAAAATTGGCGGCGCCGCTCATGCCGCAGGTCGTCAAGGCGCTGCGCCTTT
The sequence above is a segment of the Turneriella parva DSM 21527 genome. Coding sequences within it:
- a CDS encoding STAS domain-containing protein gives rise to the protein MSIRINKRSNDKYLIYQLEGRLDTAGSAVLKLELDMETQNPSCSIILDMSHVSFISSAGIGVTVKSHSLLKQKGFEIRVAAPNDEVKKIYDLLGFSHVIRLYATLGDALKD